A DNA window from Hemitrygon akajei chromosome 26, sHemAka1.3, whole genome shotgun sequence contains the following coding sequences:
- the hmbsb gene encoding hydroxymethylbilane synthase, b isoform X2, protein MSASDLSSASHNAKENSSRIIRVGTRKSQLARTQTGTVVNMLKEHYPHTQLEIVAMTTTGDKILDTALSKIGEKSLFTKELETALEKNQVDLVVHSLKDLPTALPPGFTIGAICKREIPYDAVVVHPSHAGKSLDVLAERSVVGTSSLRRAAQLKRRFPHLEFKDIRGNLNTRLKKLDEKNDYSAIVLAAAGLRRMGWENRISQILEPEDCMYAVGQGALAVEVRMNDPDVLEMVSALNDTETVLRCIAERSFMKHLEGGCSVPVAVHSVINQNQLYLTGAVYSLDGSDSLKDTMQTSVSTQTQDEDCNVADVQHVGIMAKRIPHNSQAAAEKLGVDLANLLLSKGAKDILTVARQLNDSR, encoded by the exons AGCTCTGCTTCCCACAATGCGAAAGAGAATTCTTCTCGAATCATCCGAGTTGGAACAAGAAAAAGCCAA CTTGCTCGGACTCAGACCGGTACTGTGGTGAACATGCTGAAAGAACATTACCCGCATACACAGCTCGAAATTG TTGCTATGACAACCACTGGAGACAAAATTCTGGACACTGCTCTATCAAAG ATTGGTGAGAAGAGTCTGTTCACAAAGGAGCTGGAAACTGCATTAGAGAAGAATCA GGTTGATTTGGTAGTTCACTCCCTGAAAGACCTGCCAACAGCACTCCCTCCTGGGTTTACAATTGGAGCCATCTGCAA GCGTGAAATTCCTTATGATGCTGTTGTTGTGCATCCAAGTCATGCGGGAAAGTCCCTGGACGTGCTGGCAGAGCGGAG TGTGGTCGGCACTAGTTCTTTACGACGAGCAGCACAGCTGAAGAGACGGTTTCCTCACCTGGAGTTCAAGGATATT CGAGGCAACTTGAACACAAGGTTAAAGAAACTCGATGAAAAGAATGACTATAGTGCCATTGTACTGGCAGCAGCTGGTCTGCGGCGAATGGGTTGGGAGAATCGGATCAGTCAG ATTTTGGAGCCTGAAGATTGTATGTATGCTGTGGGTCAG GGAGCCCTGGCTGTTGAAGTCCGGATGAATGATCCAGACGTCTTAGAAATGGTTTCTGCTCTCAACGACACCGAGACAGTTCTCCGCTGCATAGCTGAACGTTCCTTCATGAAGCACCTG GAGGGAGGCTGCAGTGTGCCTGTTGCTGTTCACAGTGTCATTAATCAAAACCAG CTCTACCTCACAGGGGCTGTATACAGTCTTGATGGATCCGACAGCTTAAAAGATACAATGCAAACCAGTGTTTCCACTCAGACACAG GATGAAGATTGTAACGTTGCTGATGTTCAACATGTTGGGATCATGGCAAAGAGAATACCACACAACTCCCAGGCAGCAGCTGAGAAACTGGGAGTGGACTTGGCCAATCTATTGCTTAGCAAAGGTGCCAAGGATATCCTGACTGTTGCCAGGCAGCTGAATGATTCAAGATAA
- the hmbsb gene encoding hydroxymethylbilane synthase, b isoform X3: protein MLKEHYPHTQLEIVAMTTTGDKILDTALSKIGEKSLFTKELETALEKNQVDLVVHSLKDLPTALPPGFTIGAICKREIPYDAVVVHPSHAGKSLDVLAERSVVGTSSLRRAAQLKRRFPHLEFKDIRGNLNTRLKKLDEKNDYSAIVLAAAGLRRMGWENRISQILEPEDCMYAVGQGALAVEVRMNDPDVLEMVSALNDTETVLRCIAERSFMKHLEGGCSVPVAVHSVINQNQLYLTGAVYSLDGSDSLKDTMQTSVSTQTQDEDCNVADVQHVGIMAKRIPHNSQAAAEKLGVDLANLLLSKGAKDILTVARQLNDSR, encoded by the exons ATGCTGAAAGAACATTACCCGCATACACAGCTCGAAATTG TTGCTATGACAACCACTGGAGACAAAATTCTGGACACTGCTCTATCAAAG ATTGGTGAGAAGAGTCTGTTCACAAAGGAGCTGGAAACTGCATTAGAGAAGAATCA GGTTGATTTGGTAGTTCACTCCCTGAAAGACCTGCCAACAGCACTCCCTCCTGGGTTTACAATTGGAGCCATCTGCAA GCGTGAAATTCCTTATGATGCTGTTGTTGTGCATCCAAGTCATGCGGGAAAGTCCCTGGACGTGCTGGCAGAGCGGAG TGTGGTCGGCACTAGTTCTTTACGACGAGCAGCACAGCTGAAGAGACGGTTTCCTCACCTGGAGTTCAAGGATATT CGAGGCAACTTGAACACAAGGTTAAAGAAACTCGATGAAAAGAATGACTATAGTGCCATTGTACTGGCAGCAGCTGGTCTGCGGCGAATGGGTTGGGAGAATCGGATCAGTCAG ATTTTGGAGCCTGAAGATTGTATGTATGCTGTGGGTCAG GGAGCCCTGGCTGTTGAAGTCCGGATGAATGATCCAGACGTCTTAGAAATGGTTTCTGCTCTCAACGACACCGAGACAGTTCTCCGCTGCATAGCTGAACGTTCCTTCATGAAGCACCTG GAGGGAGGCTGCAGTGTGCCTGTTGCTGTTCACAGTGTCATTAATCAAAACCAG CTCTACCTCACAGGGGCTGTATACAGTCTTGATGGATCCGACAGCTTAAAAGATACAATGCAAACCAGTGTTTCCACTCAGACACAG GATGAAGATTGTAACGTTGCTGATGTTCAACATGTTGGGATCATGGCAAAGAGAATACCACACAACTCCCAGGCAGCAGCTGAGAAACTGGGAGTGGACTTGGCCAATCTATTGCTTAGCAAAGGTGCCAAGGATATCCTGACTGTTGCCAGGCAGCTGAATGATTCAAGATAA
- the hmbsb gene encoding hydroxymethylbilane synthase, b isoform X1 — translation MDEDTAKEMRSSASHNAKENSSRIIRVGTRKSQLARTQTGTVVNMLKEHYPHTQLEIVAMTTTGDKILDTALSKIGEKSLFTKELETALEKNQVDLVVHSLKDLPTALPPGFTIGAICKREIPYDAVVVHPSHAGKSLDVLAERSVVGTSSLRRAAQLKRRFPHLEFKDIRGNLNTRLKKLDEKNDYSAIVLAAAGLRRMGWENRISQILEPEDCMYAVGQGALAVEVRMNDPDVLEMVSALNDTETVLRCIAERSFMKHLEGGCSVPVAVHSVINQNQLYLTGAVYSLDGSDSLKDTMQTSVSTQTQDEDCNVADVQHVGIMAKRIPHNSQAAAEKLGVDLANLLLSKGAKDILTVARQLNDSR, via the exons AGCTCTGCTTCCCACAATGCGAAAGAGAATTCTTCTCGAATCATCCGAGTTGGAACAAGAAAAAGCCAA CTTGCTCGGACTCAGACCGGTACTGTGGTGAACATGCTGAAAGAACATTACCCGCATACACAGCTCGAAATTG TTGCTATGACAACCACTGGAGACAAAATTCTGGACACTGCTCTATCAAAG ATTGGTGAGAAGAGTCTGTTCACAAAGGAGCTGGAAACTGCATTAGAGAAGAATCA GGTTGATTTGGTAGTTCACTCCCTGAAAGACCTGCCAACAGCACTCCCTCCTGGGTTTACAATTGGAGCCATCTGCAA GCGTGAAATTCCTTATGATGCTGTTGTTGTGCATCCAAGTCATGCGGGAAAGTCCCTGGACGTGCTGGCAGAGCGGAG TGTGGTCGGCACTAGTTCTTTACGACGAGCAGCACAGCTGAAGAGACGGTTTCCTCACCTGGAGTTCAAGGATATT CGAGGCAACTTGAACACAAGGTTAAAGAAACTCGATGAAAAGAATGACTATAGTGCCATTGTACTGGCAGCAGCTGGTCTGCGGCGAATGGGTTGGGAGAATCGGATCAGTCAG ATTTTGGAGCCTGAAGATTGTATGTATGCTGTGGGTCAG GGAGCCCTGGCTGTTGAAGTCCGGATGAATGATCCAGACGTCTTAGAAATGGTTTCTGCTCTCAACGACACCGAGACAGTTCTCCGCTGCATAGCTGAACGTTCCTTCATGAAGCACCTG GAGGGAGGCTGCAGTGTGCCTGTTGCTGTTCACAGTGTCATTAATCAAAACCAG CTCTACCTCACAGGGGCTGTATACAGTCTTGATGGATCCGACAGCTTAAAAGATACAATGCAAACCAGTGTTTCCACTCAGACACAG GATGAAGATTGTAACGTTGCTGATGTTCAACATGTTGGGATCATGGCAAAGAGAATACCACACAACTCCCAGGCAGCAGCTGAGAAACTGGGAGTGGACTTGGCCAATCTATTGCTTAGCAAAGGTGCCAAGGATATCCTGACTGTTGCCAGGCAGCTGAATGATTCAAGATAA